From Triticum urartu cultivar G1812 chromosome 2, Tu2.1, whole genome shotgun sequence, a single genomic window includes:
- the LOC125534045 gene encoding pectinesterase inhibitor 12-like, protein MGACQALPCLVLLSLLVSSSSSTLDDACKSLGASNEDISYDYCIRFFRVFSASATADKRGLVVIAAKIVRAEAANTRNRINALKASETDRKIARRLSHCHALYTSTLHLLNAAAKAIKSGHLQDGEANLNAALENPDACEEGFRELGVRSPLADEDYEFTKGCSIALAIASTL, encoded by the coding sequence ATGGGGGCTTGCCAGGCTCTCCCCTGCCTcgtcctcctctccctcctcgtctcgtCGAGCTCTTCCACCCTAGACGACGCGTGCAAGTCCTTGGGCGCAAGCAACGAGGACATCAGCTATGACTACTGCATCAGGTTCTTCCGGGTCTTCAGTGCCAGCGCCACCGCGGACAAGCGCGGCCTCGTCGTCATCGCCGCGAAGATCGTCCGAGCAGAGGCGGCGAACACCCGCAACCGCATCAACGCTCTCAAGGCCTCGGAGACGGACAGGAAGATCGCCAGGCGCCTCTCCCACTGTCACGCGCTGTACACGAGCACACTGCACCTGCTCAACGCGGCGGCGAAGGCCATCAAGTCGGGTCATTTGCAGGACGGGGAGGCGAACCTCAACGCCGCGTTGGAGAACCCCGACGCGTGCGAGGAAGGGTTCCGGGAGCTGGGCGTCAGGTCGCCGCTGGCCGACGAGGACTACGAGTTCACGAAGGGGTGCTCCATCGCGCTCGCTATAGCGAGCACGttgtag